The following is a genomic window from Pseudomonas lurida.
CCATAGTGCCGTTGAAGCGACGAATCCAGGTCAGCGTGCCCATGATGCAGCCCTCTTCCTAGCGCACGGCCGATTTGGCAGCGCGCAGCACACGGTCAGACAATTCCCCCGGCCCTAACGCGCGAGCCAAGGACAGGCCACCGATCATCAGCGCCATGTCAGCCAGCGCTTTGTCGGTGTCCTCGGGGCTGGCAGCCAATTGGGCCGCCATCAGTTCGCAGTGCTCATTCAGTGCCTGGCGAAACGTTTCCGGTAGACGGCTCATCTCGCCGACGGTCGCCGGGATCGGGCAAGCCTGGGCGGTTGAGTCACGGTGCTTGCGCGACAGGTAGAAGGCCGCCACCAGGCTTCTGCGCTCTTCTCCCGTCAGCTGTGAATCCATGTCGTCAATCGACGCACGACGCTTGGCCAGCAGCTGAGTGAAGGCCTCCAGCATCAGCGCGTCCTTGCTTTCAAAGTGGGCGTAGAAACCACCGACGGTCAGCCCCGCCGCCCCCATGACTTCCCCCACACTCGGCTCGGCCGGGCCGCGCTGGATCAACGCCGCGCTGGCGGCCTGCAGAATACGTTCGCGGGTTTGCGCTTTTTTATCGCTCATCATTGCCTCCGTCGTTCATGGGTTGAATATTATTACCATAATAATATTTCGCAAGCGACAGGCACGACCGTTGGTCAGAAGAGAAAAGGAATCAAAGGGAGGATTGGCCAAACGCCAGACAAACAAAAGGGCCATTCAATAATTGAATGACCCTTAAAAATCCCGCAGAGCGGGTAATCGTGGCGTCCCCTAGGGGACTCGAACCCCTGTTACCGCCGTGAAAGGGCGGTGTCCTAGGCCACTAGACGAAGGGGACACAAACCTTCTATACAACTGATCAGCGCTGAGGACTGATCGATTCAAGGACGGTGTGGCCAGACCTTGAACCTGTAAATTGGTGGAGCTAAACGGGATCGAACCGTTGACCTCTTGCATGCCATGCAAGCGCTCTCCCAGCTGAGCTATAGCCCCGGATTTTTCGTCTCGCGACGCAGCAGACCTTTCGAGCTGCTTGTTGAAACTGGCGTCCCCTAGGGGACTCGAACCCCTGTTACCGCCGTGAAAGGGCGGTGTCCTAGGCCACTAGACGAAGGGGACAAAACCTTCTGTACAGCTGATCAGGGCTGAGACCTGATCAATTCAAGGACGGTGTGGCCAGACCTTGAACGTGTAAATTGGTGGAGCTAAACGGGATCGAACCGTTGACCTCTTGCATGCCATGCAAGCGCTCTCCCAGCTGAGCTATAGCCCCTCATCGGTGAGGACGGGGCGAATCTTAATGGCGGTTTGGAAACGTGTCAAATTTATTTTCAACAATTTCCAAAATTTTTTGCCGGGATAACAATCACTTACCGTTCAAACCCCGGAAAACCGGGGTTTGACCGTTACAACGGCTGAGTCAGGCAATCGCGCCCAGCAGCTTTTCCCACTCTTTGTTTTCTTTCTTCGACACACCACCAAGCAAATCAAGGGCTTGGCGCAGACGGAAACGCGTCAGGTCCGGGCCCAGGATTTCCATCGCATCGAGCACCGACACCGAACTGGCCTGCCCGGTGATCGCGGCAAACATCAACGGCATCGCGTCGCGCAACTTCAGCTCCAAGGACTCCACCACTGCCTGGATCGTTGCAGTGATCGCATCCTTCTCCCACTGGCGAAGGCTTTCCAGCTTCCACAGGATCAACTGCATCAACTGGCGAACCTGGTCGCCCGAGAGCTTCTTGGATTCAAACAGCTTGGGATCCGGGTTGACGCCCCCGGCAAAGAAGAAGCTGGCCAACGGTGCGACCTGGCTGAACGTCTCTACCCTGCCCTGCACCAGCGGCGCGATCTTCATCATGTACTCAGGGTTCAACGCCCACTGTTGGACACGGCTGGCGAACTCCTCGACCGGCAGGTCACGCAACCACTGGCCGTTGAGCCACGACAGCTTCTCGATGTCGAAGATCGGCCCGCCCAGGGACACGCGCGACAGGTCGAAGTTGTCGACCATTTCCTGCAGCGAGAACTTCTCGCGCTCGTCCGGCATCGACCAGCCCATGCGCCCCAGGTAGTTGAGCATCGCCTCAGGCATGAAGCCCATGCGCTCGTAGAACGTCACCGACGTCGGGTTCTTGCGCTTGGACAGCTTGCTCTTGTCCGGGTTACGCAGCAGCGGCATGTAGCACAGCTGCGGCTGTTCCCAACCAAAATACTCGTAGAGCAGGATCAGCTTGGGTGCCGAGGGCAGCCATTCTTCGCCGCGCAGCACGTGGGTGATGCCCATCAAGTGGTCGTCGACCACGTTGGCGAGGAAGTACGTCGGCAGGCCGTCGGTCTTCATCAGTACTTGCATGTCCATGCGGTCCCACGGGATCTCGACGTCACCGCGCAGCATGTCCGGCACCACGCACACGCCTTCGCTTGGCACTTTCATGCGAATCACGTGAGGCTCGCCAGCGGCCAGGCGACGGGCCACTTCTTCCTTCGACAGCAGCAGTGCACGGCCGTCGTAGCGCGGGGTTTCGCCACGGGCCTGTTGCTCGGCACGCATCTGGTCCAGCTCTTCTGCGGTGCAGAAACAAGGGAACGCGTGGCCCATGTCGACCAGTTGCTGGGTGTACTGCTTGTAGATGTCGCTGCGCTCGCTCTGGCGATACGGGCCGTGCGGGC
Proteins encoded in this region:
- the gltX gene encoding glutamate--tRNA ligase translates to MTTVRTRIAPSPTGDPHVGTAYIALFNYCFAKQHGGEFILRIEDTDQLRSTRESEQQIFDALRWLGITWAEGPDVGGPHGPYRQSERSDIYKQYTQQLVDMGHAFPCFCTAEELDQMRAEQQARGETPRYDGRALLLSKEEVARRLAAGEPHVIRMKVPSEGVCVVPDMLRGDVEIPWDRMDMQVLMKTDGLPTYFLANVVDDHLMGITHVLRGEEWLPSAPKLILLYEYFGWEQPQLCYMPLLRNPDKSKLSKRKNPTSVTFYERMGFMPEAMLNYLGRMGWSMPDEREKFSLQEMVDNFDLSRVSLGGPIFDIEKLSWLNGQWLRDLPVEEFASRVQQWALNPEYMMKIAPLVQGRVETFSQVAPLASFFFAGGVNPDPKLFESKKLSGDQVRQLMQLILWKLESLRQWEKDAITATIQAVVESLELKLRDAMPLMFAAITGQASSVSVLDAMEILGPDLTRFRLRQALDLLGGVSKKENKEWEKLLGAIA
- a CDS encoding TetR/AcrR family transcriptional regulator; its protein translation is MSDKKAQTRERILQAASAALIQRGPAEPSVGEVMGAAGLTVGGFYAHFESKDALMLEAFTQLLAKRRASIDDMDSQLTGEERRSLVAAFYLSRKHRDSTAQACPIPATVGEMSRLPETFRQALNEHCELMAAQLAASPEDTDKALADMALMIGGLSLARALGPGELSDRVLRAAKSAVR